From Calothrix sp. PCC 6303, a single genomic window includes:
- a CDS encoding glycosyltransferase family 4 protein has product MKIAQISPIWERVPPLRYGGIELVIQLLTDELVRRGHEVTLFASGDSITSAKLKPFHKSAVRLDPDIKEPSVYEHILLADVYQQAHHFDIIHSHVGYPALSYASLVKTPTVHTLHGVFSSDSEKIYRRFSWQPFISISESQREPRLGLNYIHTAYNGIDTSIYHFQAEPEEPAYLAFVGRMSPEKGPWEAIKISQATGIPLRMAGKIDTIDQEYWNEKVAPQVDGDRVKYLGEVSHEEKVALLGGATATLFPISWREPFGLVMIESMATGTPVIAMDLGSVPEVVAHEKTGFICHSLENMIAAVPKVINLKRQTCREYVNTRFSINSMTDEYEKAYQMVLRS; this is encoded by the coding sequence ATGAAAATCGCCCAAATATCGCCAATCTGGGAGCGCGTACCTCCTTTACGTTATGGTGGGATTGAATTAGTTATTCAGTTACTCACAGATGAATTAGTTCGTCGAGGTCATGAAGTAACCCTATTTGCCTCCGGAGATTCCATCACATCAGCAAAGTTAAAACCATTCCACAAAAGTGCCGTCAGACTAGATCCAGATATCAAAGAACCATCTGTTTATGAACATATTTTACTGGCGGATGTTTACCAGCAGGCACATCATTTTGATATCATTCATTCACATGTTGGTTATCCGGCACTTTCCTATGCTAGCTTAGTCAAAACTCCCACCGTGCATACATTACATGGAGTTTTTTCTTCAGATAGCGAAAAAATTTATCGCCGATTTTCCTGGCAACCTTTCATCAGTATTAGTGAGTCACAACGTGAACCACGTTTGGGTTTAAATTATATCCATACAGCCTATAACGGCATTGATACATCTATTTACCACTTTCAAGCTGAACCAGAAGAACCAGCTTATTTGGCATTTGTGGGACGGATGTCTCCCGAAAAAGGACCATGGGAAGCCATCAAAATTTCCCAGGCAACAGGAATTCCCCTGAGAATGGCTGGTAAAATAGACACAATTGATCAGGAATATTGGAACGAAAAAGTAGCACCGCAGGTGGATGGCGATCGCGTAAAATATCTAGGGGAAGTTTCCCATGAAGAAAAGGTAGCCCTATTAGGTGGGGCAACTGCGACACTATTCCCCATCAGTTGGCGTGAACCCTTTGGTTTAGTGATGATTGAATCTATGGCAACGGGTACACCAGTAATTGCCATGGACTTGGGTTCAGTTCCAGAAGTGGTAGCACATGAAAAAACAGGGTTTATTTGTCATTCCTTGGAAAATATGATCGCTGCTGTTCCCAAGGTTATTAATCTTAAGCGTCAAACCTGTAGGGAATACGTCAATACTCGCTTCAGCATCAATTCCATGACTGATGAGTACGAAAAAGCCTACCAGATGGTTCTACGTTCGTAA
- a CDS encoding carbohydrate ABC transporter permease, whose protein sequence is MTKPSLISQNSNLYVLGILLFLMVMIMLPLVVVLFTSLTLPGTASNFTSKSVWTLSNYHDAWERGKFLLAFGNSTLVALAVTALQIVTSALAGYALARLKFRGRQALLLIVLATLVIPFQLLVIPIFLVLKWGHLINTYGALILPTAVNGFGIFLLRQYFQGVPVELEEAAALDGANRLQILLKIMLPLSRPALVTLFLFTFIGEWNDLFKPLVFTTRPELRTVQLALAEFQEQFTNNWSLMMAAVTIATVPVVVLFLIGQRQFIRGIAATGIKN, encoded by the coding sequence ATGACAAAACCAAGCTTAATTTCTCAAAACTCGAATCTATACGTCCTGGGAATATTACTATTCCTGATGGTGATGATAATGTTGCCATTAGTAGTAGTGTTATTCACTTCCTTGACACTACCTGGGACAGCTTCTAATTTTACATCCAAATCTGTGTGGACTCTTAGTAATTACCATGATGCATGGGAAAGGGGAAAGTTTCTTTTAGCATTTGGAAATTCGACTTTGGTAGCCCTAGCTGTAACAGCTTTGCAAATTGTGACATCTGCCCTAGCTGGATATGCTTTAGCCCGCCTGAAATTTCGTGGAAGACAAGCATTATTACTGATTGTATTAGCTACATTAGTTATTCCTTTTCAACTGTTGGTAATACCTATTTTTTTAGTTTTAAAATGGGGACACTTGATTAATACCTATGGGGCTTTAATTTTACCAACTGCGGTGAATGGTTTCGGCATTTTTTTACTACGGCAATATTTCCAGGGTGTTCCTGTGGAGTTGGAGGAGGCGGCAGCACTAGATGGTGCTAACCGACTGCAAATTCTTCTGAAAATTATGTTACCTTTATCGCGTCCAGCCTTGGTGACGCTATTTCTATTTACTTTTATTGGTGAATGGAATGATTTATTTAAGCCCTTGGTGTTTACCACAAGACCGGAATTACGCACAGTACAGTTGGCTTTGGCGGAGTTCCAGGAACAGTTTACGAATAATTGGTCGTTGATGATGGCGGCTGTGACAATTGCCACGGTTCCAGTAGTAGTACTTTTTTTAATTGGACAGCGACAGTTTATTCGGGGAATTGCGGCAACAGGAATTAAGAACTAG
- a CDS encoding DICT sensory domain-containing protein: protein MSISISLLSELLENLPHLRPQLYFKASLTALSHAMEDQVLAATLEDPLIIASFQRERFYRQEAHRYQRLSQSSSQIYVLSAPETEFVNSSEFYEKIAFEPDDGLSQEWHLVVVANNYATCLICHEYPRSQIKKDEPRELSPILDSDTARRFEGVWTSERSVSLKAADLLLNRILIYRPELANKVALVKQRFGIGEGKKLDKLALLNPMGEFACDIDTDPFVQRLVTYLQASQYKLHKAYRSIAAQARKERLVNSISTAIRRSLNPQEVLKVAAAELGQHLGACRCVIYRAQGSDEQATIEHEFLADGVTSILGQTWQLGNNTLFEEVVLQNEGVCVADTMNDSRVITSPGLWKLVEKLGIRSWLLEPVLSQGRLLGIIELHYCGESPHFWHPGEQDLVKAIATQIGTTLIQAEAFANLEDLNQQLEALDRTRSNLIAITGHELRTPLSTIQVCLESLATEPDMPLELRQVMLDTALGDSERMRKLVQDFLILSNLESGRIEWHPESLPLQECVDLALSRIRTRTAAGNVPKITALVPEDLPLVRADGDWLVEVFAKLIDNACKFTPATGEITIEAQRYSQQMLEVTVSDTGRGIEPKRLEIVFDRFYQEEGALRRTAGGAGLGLAISRQIVNGWGGKIWAESGGKNQGSQFHFTVPVVT from the coding sequence ATGAGCATTTCGATTTCTTTGCTGAGTGAATTGCTGGAAAACTTACCCCACCTGAGACCCCAGCTCTATTTTAAGGCTTCTCTAACTGCCCTCTCCCACGCGATGGAAGATCAAGTATTGGCAGCAACGTTAGAGGATCCGTTAATCATAGCTAGTTTTCAGCGCGAGCGTTTTTATCGACAGGAAGCGCATCGATACCAGCGATTGTCACAGTCTAGTAGCCAGATATATGTTTTATCTGCCCCAGAAACTGAGTTTGTCAATAGCTCTGAATTCTATGAAAAAATAGCATTTGAACCAGATGATGGCTTGAGTCAGGAGTGGCATCTAGTAGTTGTGGCAAATAATTATGCCACTTGTTTAATTTGTCACGAGTATCCGCGATCGCAAATTAAAAAGGATGAACCACGAGAGTTAAGTCCAATACTAGACAGTGATACAGCACGGAGGTTTGAAGGGGTTTGGACTTCAGAACGAAGTGTCAGCTTGAAAGCAGCGGATTTATTACTCAATCGAATTTTAATTTATCGTCCAGAATTGGCAAATAAAGTTGCTCTAGTCAAACAACGATTTGGGATCGGAGAAGGGAAAAAACTCGATAAGTTAGCTCTTTTAAATCCGATGGGAGAATTTGCCTGCGATATTGATACCGATCCCTTTGTTCAGCGATTAGTAACATATTTACAAGCAAGCCAGTATAAACTCCATAAAGCATATCGTTCCATTGCCGCCCAAGCCCGCAAAGAAAGACTAGTAAATTCAATAAGTACAGCAATTAGGCGATCGCTTAATCCCCAAGAAGTCCTCAAAGTGGCAGCCGCAGAATTAGGACAACATTTAGGCGCTTGCCGTTGTGTAATTTATCGTGCCCAGGGTAGTGATGAACAAGCCACCATCGAGCATGAATTTTTGGCGGATGGTGTCACCTCAATTTTGGGACAAACCTGGCAATTAGGGAATAATACTCTGTTTGAAGAAGTTGTTCTGCAAAATGAAGGGGTTTGTGTCGCCGACACCATGAACGATAGTCGCGTCATCACCTCCCCCGGATTATGGAAACTAGTAGAAAAACTGGGAATTCGTTCCTGGTTACTGGAACCAGTGCTTTCTCAAGGGCGATTGTTGGGAATAATTGAACTCCATTATTGTGGAGAATCACCCCACTTTTGGCATCCTGGAGAGCAAGATTTGGTGAAAGCGATCGCAACCCAAATTGGCACCACATTAATCCAAGCTGAAGCCTTTGCCAACCTCGAAGATCTCAACCAACAACTAGAAGCCCTAGACCGCACCCGTAGTAACCTCATTGCTATCACTGGACATGAATTACGTACCCCCCTATCCACAATTCAAGTTTGTTTAGAGAGCCTTGCCACAGAGCCAGACATGCCCTTAGAACTGCGCCAAGTCATGTTAGATACAGCCCTGGGAGACTCCGAACGAATGCGAAAACTCGTTCAAGATTTTTTGATCCTCTCCAATCTGGAAAGTGGCAGAATCGAATGGCATCCTGAATCTTTACCACTACAAGAATGTGTCGATTTAGCCCTCAGTCGCATACGTACCCGCACCGCCGCAGGCAATGTACCCAAAATTACAGCCCTTGTCCCAGAAGATTTACCCTTGGTTAGGGCTGATGGCGATTGGTTAGTGGAAGTATTCGCCAAACTAATTGATAATGCCTGCAAATTTACACCAGCCACAGGAGAAATCACTATTGAAGCCCAACGATACAGCCAGCAAATGCTGGAAGTCACAGTTAGCGATACCGGGAGAGGAATTGAACCCAAACGCCTAGAAATAGTATTTGACCGCTTCTATCAAGAAGAAGGTGCCCTTAGACGGACCGCAGGTGGAGCCGGATTAGGACTAGCAATATCTCGGCAAATTGTCAACGGTTGGGGCGGTAAAATTTGGGCAGAATCCGGTGGCAAAAATCAAGGTAGCCAGTTTCATTTCACTGTTCCAGTAGTAACTTAG
- a CDS encoding amylo-alpha-1,6-glucosidase, with amino-acid sequence MTPDTLTTPEKIVLDGKTFVPAEQIPIPEWPCVLSERPQPVLTVKDDDLFLITDTLGNIAGCSINDVNPSMGLFCADTRFLSRLELQLDGHSPILLSSTADKGFSLSVLCTNPRIDERLPADTVGIRREVVLNGALFEEIEVSNYSTTTLSFELSLSFDADFVDLFEVRGHGRDKRGRLLRLVEPPQEETPHLGLDTTQHQQPEYVEKSLTLAYQGLDGAVMESRIKFQHRQPDDFRGYTAIWRLELASHETQKLGYRINILTNNKLSSTVNPPITLVQARSAELMEEREWGQQITQIRSDKSIFNRVIERAEQDMYLLRQSFGKHQTVSAGVPWFSTLFGRDSLITASQTLMLNPKIAKETLTLLALYQGKSEDEWREEEPGKILHELRLGELARCQEIPHTPYYGTIDATPLWLMLYADYYSWTHDGETLEQLWNHAIASMDWIDRTMEKTGYLSYFRKSKLGLANQGWKDSGDCIVNRKGELANGPVSLCEVQAYVYAAKMRLAEIARMKKRLDLADRWVEEAKNLKVRFNRDFWIEDQDFCALALDGEGELVDSITSNPGHCLQLGIFTPEKAYSVAERLRAPDMFNGWGIRTLSSSSPAYNPMGYHIGSVWPHDNAIIAMGLRSLGLIDQALEVFQGLFDMTSLQPYQRPPELLCGYERNGDNAPVQYPVACTPQAWATGSIFQLLQMMVNLVPDAPNNCLRIIDPTLPESINRLSLHNLRVGSTILDLEFERSGSTTACRVAKKRGNLRVVIEA; translated from the coding sequence ATGACACCGGATACCTTAACTACACCGGAAAAAATTGTGCTGGATGGAAAAACCTTTGTTCCCGCTGAACAGATACCGATTCCAGAGTGGCCCTGTGTTTTGAGTGAAAGACCTCAACCTGTGCTAACAGTTAAAGATGATGATTTATTTTTAATTACTGATACTTTAGGTAATATTGCTGGTTGCTCCATCAATGATGTCAATCCCAGTATGGGGCTATTCTGTGCTGATACCCGCTTCCTCAGCCGTTTAGAACTACAACTTGATGGACATTCACCCATATTATTAAGTAGCACAGCCGACAAAGGATTTTCACTATCTGTTCTCTGTACCAATCCCCGTATAGATGAACGTTTACCTGCTGACACGGTGGGAATTCGCCGCGAAGTGGTTTTAAATGGGGCATTATTTGAAGAAATAGAAGTATCCAATTACAGTACAACTACCCTCAGCTTTGAGTTAAGTTTGAGTTTTGATGCTGACTTTGTAGACTTATTTGAAGTCAGGGGTCATGGTAGAGATAAGCGAGGACGGTTACTACGTTTGGTGGAACCTCCGCAGGAAGAAACACCACATTTAGGTTTAGATACCACTCAGCATCAACAGCCAGAATACGTAGAAAAATCCCTAACCTTGGCTTATCAAGGTTTAGATGGTGCGGTAATGGAATCGAGAATCAAATTTCAGCACCGTCAACCTGATGATTTTCGGGGATATACAGCAATTTGGCGGTTAGAATTAGCTTCCCACGAAACCCAAAAGTTAGGCTACCGGATTAATATTTTAACTAATAATAAACTTAGTTCTACTGTAAATCCTCCAATTACACTGGTTCAAGCACGTTCAGCCGAATTGATGGAGGAAAGGGAATGGGGACAACAAATTACCCAAATTCGTTCAGATAAGAGTATATTTAATCGCGTAATTGAACGTGCTGAACAAGATATGTACTTGTTGCGGCAGTCATTTGGCAAACATCAAACTGTTTCTGCTGGGGTTCCTTGGTTTTCGACATTATTTGGGAGGGATTCGCTGATTACAGCTTCCCAAACCTTGATGTTAAATCCCAAAATCGCCAAAGAAACCTTAACTTTACTGGCATTGTACCAGGGTAAAAGTGAGGATGAATGGCGAGAAGAAGAACCAGGGAAAATTCTGCATGAATTGCGTTTGGGTGAATTGGCTCGTTGTCAAGAAATTCCCCATACTCCCTATTACGGTACAATTGATGCTACTCCACTGTGGTTAATGTTATATGCTGACTACTACAGTTGGACTCATGATGGTGAGACATTAGAGCAATTGTGGAATCATGCGATCGCGTCGATGGATTGGATTGATCGCACCATGGAAAAAACTGGCTACCTCAGCTATTTCCGCAAATCAAAGTTAGGTTTAGCTAACCAAGGCTGGAAGGATTCGGGAGACTGTATTGTTAACCGCAAAGGGGAATTAGCCAATGGTCCAGTATCATTGTGTGAAGTTCAGGCTTATGTCTATGCAGCAAAAATGCGGTTAGCAGAAATTGCCCGGATGAAAAAGCGCTTAGATTTAGCCGATAGATGGGTGGAGGAAGCGAAAAACCTCAAAGTCCGTTTTAACCGGGATTTTTGGATTGAAGATCAAGATTTCTGTGCTTTGGCTTTGGATGGAGAGGGAGAATTAGTTGACAGCATCACCTCAAATCCTGGACATTGCTTGCAATTAGGAATTTTCACCCCAGAAAAAGCTTACAGTGTTGCCGAACGTTTGCGGGCACCAGATATGTTTAATGGTTGGGGAATTCGTACCCTTAGCAGTTCATCCCCAGCTTATAACCCGATGGGATATCACATTGGTTCCGTATGGCCCCACGATAATGCAATAATTGCTATGGGATTGCGATCGCTTGGTTTAATTGATCAAGCACTGGAGGTATTCCAAGGTTTATTTGATATGACTAGCCTCCAACCTTACCAACGTCCACCAGAACTCCTTTGTGGTTACGAACGTAATGGAGATAATGCCCCCGTACAGTACCCTGTCGCATGTACTCCCCAAGCATGGGCAACTGGTAGCATTTTCCAACTTCTCCAAATGATGGTAAATTTAGTTCCCGATGCCCCCAATAATTGTCTTCGCATCATCGATCCAACTTTACCAGAATCCATTAACCGTTTATCGTTACACAATTTGCGTGTAGGTTCGACTATTCTCGATTTAGAATTTGAACGTTCAGGAAGTACCACAGCTTGTCGTGTCGCTAAAAAACGTGGCAACCTTCGTGTTGTAATTGAGGCTTAA
- a CDS encoding aldehyde oxygenase (deformylating): MQQLEAELKIDFNSEIYKDAYSRINAIVIEGEQEAHENYISLGELLPDSKDELVRLSKMESRHKKGFEACGRNLKVTPDMGFAREFFAGLHKNFQDAAAEGKVVTCLLIQSLIIECFAIAAYNIYIPVADDFARKITEGVIKEEYMHLNFGEVWLQANFETAKAELEEANRQNLPLVWQMLNQVADDAEVLAMEKDALVEDFMIQYGEALSNIGFNTREIMRLSAYGLRAA, encoded by the coding sequence ATGCAGCAGCTAGAAGCAGAGTTAAAAATAGATTTCAACAGTGAAATTTACAAAGATGCTTACAGCCGTATTAACGCAATAGTTATTGAAGGAGAACAAGAGGCACACGAAAATTACATTAGCTTGGGTGAACTCCTACCAGACAGCAAGGATGAACTAGTACGTTTATCGAAAATGGAAAGCCGTCATAAAAAGGGCTTTGAAGCTTGTGGACGTAACCTCAAAGTGACACCAGATATGGGTTTTGCCCGCGAATTTTTCGCCGGATTACACAAAAACTTCCAAGATGCAGCTGCTGAAGGAAAAGTGGTAACTTGCCTACTGATTCAATCTTTGATTATTGAGTGTTTTGCGATCGCAGCATACAACATCTATATTCCTGTCGCCGATGACTTTGCGCGTAAAATTACTGAAGGAGTCATCAAAGAAGAATATATGCACCTAAATTTTGGAGAAGTTTGGCTCCAAGCAAACTTTGAAACAGCAAAAGCAGAATTAGAGGAAGCAAATCGCCAAAATCTACCCTTGGTTTGGCAAATGCTCAATCAAGTTGCCGATGATGCCGAAGTTTTGGCAATGGAGAAAGATGCTTTAGTGGAAGACTTTATGATTCAATACGGTGAGGCATTAAGTAATATTGGCTTCAACACCCGCGAAATCATGCGCTTATCAGCATATGGACTTCGAGCAGCTTAG
- a CDS encoding DUF2605 domain-containing protein, whose protein sequence is MQDCNLPDSDLLKTVLQPLLEDFQYWFGRSHDLLTTEEMSFMSREQQFDLLARVKQAQEEVNTAKMLLNATDGQVGIEMATLMPWHQLVHECWQVATRHRTP, encoded by the coding sequence ATGCAGGACTGTAATTTACCTGATTCGGATTTGCTGAAAACAGTTTTACAACCTTTGTTGGAAGACTTTCAGTATTGGTTTGGGCGATCGCATGATTTACTGACGACCGAAGAGATGAGTTTTATGAGTAGGGAACAGCAGTTTGATTTGTTAGCCCGTGTTAAACAGGCGCAGGAAGAAGTCAACACAGCAAAAATGCTACTTAATGCCACAGATGGACAGGTGGGTATAGAGATGGCAACGCTTATGCCTTGGCACCAATTAGTACATGAATGTTGGCAGGTAGCAACGCGTCATCGGACACCCTAA
- a CDS encoding DUF2973 domain-containing protein, with translation MLHLLYVLAFTILAFFAVGNLIRNLVMFSFDREQVYPIRSNQGNYAYAGSRRQSVPHPELLDSAGNLIKEPLLVMRSVNVEDARQQLDAIFEASPGGRGEIQE, from the coding sequence ATGTTACATTTACTCTACGTTCTGGCTTTTACAATTCTGGCTTTTTTCGCTGTTGGGAATTTAATTCGTAATTTAGTCATGTTTAGCTTTGATCGTGAGCAAGTTTACCCAATTAGATCTAATCAAGGCAATTATGCTTACGCTGGTTCTAGGAGGCAATCTGTACCCCATCCAGAACTGTTGGATAGTGCGGGAAATTTGATTAAGGAACCTTTATTGGTGATGCGTTCAGTTAATGTTGAAGATGCGCGTCAGCAGTTGGATGCAATTTTTGAAGCTTCTCCAGGTGGTAGAGGTGAAATTCAAGAATAG